The Antennarius striatus isolate MH-2024 chromosome 20, ASM4005453v1, whole genome shotgun sequence genome includes a region encoding these proteins:
- the si:ch211-196f5.2 gene encoding uncharacterized protein si:ch211-196f5.2 encodes MDSPQPHCKLVRVELEWEIPMSVTLPIQMHTDPAHQTFPFLDTTLADLGIQESEVKERVVWVDTVKTQVKNRAGKLKEKEITILEVRVKAQRPGDRQLQEVLYSTEAHTNRSFCRTGMNILPWKHSTGLDSVCVISHP; translated from the exons ATGGACTCACCCCAGCCACACTGCAAACTAGTGCGAGTGGAGTTGGAGTGGGAGATCCCCATGTCGGTCACACTGCCCATCCAGATGCACACCGACCCAGCCCACCAAACGTTCCCCTTCCTCGACACCACACTCGCTGACCTGGGCATCCAAGA GTCTGAGGTGAAGGAGAGGGTGGTCTGGGTTGACACCGTGAAGACCCAGGTTAAGAACAGAGCAGggaagctgaaggagaaggagatcaCCATACTAGAG GTGAGAGTGAAAGCCCAGAGGCCTGGGGACCGCCAGCTGCAGGAGGTCCTGTACAGCACTGAGGCTCACACTAACCGCTCCTTCTGTCGCACAGGAATGAACATCCTGCCCTGGAAACACTCAACGGGTCTGGATTCAGTCTGTGTAATTTCACACCCGTGA
- the ipo4 gene encoding importin-4, with protein MTEELEQILSQLSQPDNNVIQQATAKLKQAFQDPAIIPALCAVMRGSLNPQIRQSAAVMLRMRVKKHWRKISPSDRESLKAEVLQAFMQETEHTVQHSLSQLCAVMVKHETPDRWPALLQLLNQSTKSSNPHDRQVGLLLLNKVIESNPEPFKPHYNQLLQLFSSVLQDHNNPTALYYSILSLTAITASTGSEELNQMRSIIPSLIVALKHLIKANEDQASEAMEVLNELMESEVSIIVPYVANIVLFCLEVGCDATLSDSLRVKALSCISFLIKLKSKTVLKQKLLNPILQGIFPVLVAAPPPGQQDLEDEEDDDGDGTENDSPKHCAAQIIDTMALHMPPEKLFQQLMPLAKACLTSENPYQKKGGIMCLAVLAEGCADHIRTKMLPTVLQTVCQSLSDSNQVVRSAALFALGQFSEHLQPEVSKYCTDLMPLLLGYLSSLNQAKIGHITKVFYALENFMENLGADIEPYLPTLMETMLLSLNNSENLKIKELAVSAIGAIANAAKELLEPYFPPVIESLKGFLTTTTEEMRSLQTQSLDTLSVLARTIGKDVFSPLAAECVQLGLNLTDTIDDPDLRRCTYSLFSAVSIVSPDCLTPHLTDITTVMLLALKSNDGITAHLEEDKTFVLVDDDDDDDSGEQKDEDDILEDETEIDVHDVAGFSVENAYIDEKEDACEALGEIAFSTGVAFQPFLESSFEQVYEMRDFPHDDVRKAAFGAMGQFCRAQHRVWKENPSEANHQALLKLLDAVLACFVESVRKEHERLVVMGILEAMNNVIKSCKEQAFKNPSHLKEVSCVIRDVLKKKIVCQGDSGDEADDEDQQAEYDSMLLEIAGEGIPLVTSSVPGDSFAPFLNDLLPLIMSKTKSSCTVAERSFSVGTIGEILHALVGVLGGRGVAGRLSNRLLPVFVAGMRDSDPEVRNNSVFGMGCLAEAAGPLVVSDYPMMLSVFSNLLTKETDLLVIDNLCAALCRMIMSNVGAVPLEQVVPALVACLPLKKDMEENKTVFSCLAMLYTNSPDLIVKLMKPIVAASSHVLGNKDVDQETQNSLSMLMTQFAQQQPAHFQAAVTSLPAEQQAKLSVAISTL; from the exons ATGACAGAGGAGCTTGAACAAATTCTGTCACAGCTGTCACAGCCTGACAATAACGTTATTCAGCAG GCCACCGCGAAGCTGAAACAGGCTTTCCAAGATCCGGCCATCATCCCAGCCCTTTGTGCTGTAATGAGGGGCTCCCTAAACCCTCAG ATCCGACAATCAGCTGCTGTGATGCTGAGGATGAGGGTGAAGAAACACTGGAGGAAGATCAGCCCCAGTGACAGAGAgag CCTTAAAGCAGAGGTGCTGCAGGCCTTCATGCAGGAAACAGA aCACACAGTTCAGCACTCGCTGTCTCAGCTGTGTGCAGTAATGGTAAAACACGAGACACCAGACCGCTGGCCTgccctgctgcagctcctcaatCAGTCAACCAAGagcagcaacccccatgacagACAG GTTGGCCTTCTGCTGCTCAACAAAGTGATagaatccaatcctgaaccttTCAAGCCTCACTAcaatcagctgctgcagctgtttagTTCTGTACTACAGGACCACAACAACCCAACAGCGTTGTACTACAGCATCCTCAGTCTCACCGCCATTACGGCCTCCACCGGCTCAGAAGAGTTG aacCAAATGCGGTCGATCATCCCGAGCCTGATTGTGGCTCTAAAACACCTGATTAAGGCCAATGAG GATCAAGCAAGTGAAGCAATGGAGGTTTTGAATGAACTCATGGAGAGTGAGGTGTCCATCATAGTCCCTTATGTGGCTAACATTGTCCTTTTCTGCTTGGAG GTGGGCTGTGACGCCACTCTGAGTGACTCTCTGCGTGTGAAAGCGCTGTCTTGTATTTCTTTCCTCATCAAGTTGAAGAGCAAG ACGGTGCTGAAGCAGAAACTACTCAACCCCATCCTGCAGGGCATTTTCCCTGTGCTGGTTGCAGCTCCCCCACCTGGTCAGCAAGAcctggaggacgaggaggatgatgatggtgatggcaCAGAGAATGACAGCCCCAAACATTGTGCTGCTCAG ATCATCGATACTATGGCTCTGCATATGCCTCCAGAGAAACTGTTTCAGCAACTA ATGCCCCTCGCCAAGGCCTGCCTCACTAGTGAGAACCCTTATCAGAAGAAGGGGGGTATCATGTGTTTGGCTGTTTTGGCTGAAGGCTGCGCTGATCATATACGCACCAA GATGCTCCCGACTGTGCTGCAGACGGTGTGCCAGAGTCTTTCAGACAGTAACCAGGTGGTGCGCTCCGCTGCCCTTTTTGCTCTGGGGCAGTTCTCTGAGCATTTACAG CCTGAAGTGAGCAAGTACTGTACTGACTTGATGCCTTTGTTGCTTGGTTACCTGTCGTCCCTGAATCAAGCCAAGATCGGCCATATTACTAAGGTCTTTTACGCCCTGGAGAACTTTATGGAGAACTTAG GAGCTGATATTGAACCCTACTTGCCCACACTGATGGAGACAATGTTGTTGTCCCTTAATAACAGTGAAAATCTCAAGATAAAAGAGCTTGCTGTTTCTGCCATCGGTGCCATAG CTAATGCTGccaaggagctgctggagcccTACTTCCCTCCAGTCATTGAGAGCCTTAAAGGCTTCTTGACTACCACCACAGAGGAAATGAGGTCTCTGCAAACCCAATCTTTGG ATACTCTCTCTGTGCTGGCCCGTACCATCGGCAAAGATGTCTTCAGCCCTCTTGCTGCAGAGTGTGTTCAACTTGGCCTCAACTTGACCGACACCATAGATGACCCTGATTTAAGACGCTGCAC GTACAGTCTATTCTCTGCTGTATCCATAGTGAGCCCAGACTGCCTTACTCCTCACCTCACTGACATCACAACAGTCATGCTCCTCGCCCTCAAGTCCAATGACGGCATCACG GCGCACCTTGAAGAGGACAAGACCTTTGTCCTGGtggatgatgacgatgacgatgacagCGGAGAGCAAAAAGATGAGGATGATAtccttgaagatgagacagagaTAGATGTTCATGATGTCGCGGG GTTCAGTGTTGAGAATGCCTACATTGATGAGAAGGAAGATGCTTGTGAGGCTCTGGGAGAGATCGCCTTCAGCACAGG CGTTGCTTTCCAGCCCTTCCTGGAGTCCAGCTTCGAGCAGGTTTATGAGATGAGAGAT TTTCCCCATGACGACGTCCGCAAGGCAGCGTTTGGAGCCATGGGCCAGTTTTGTCGAGCTCAGCATCGGGTGTGGAAGGAGAATCCCTCGGAGGCCAACCACCAGG CCCTACTGAAGCTTCTCGACGCGGTGCTCGCTTGTTTTGTGGAATCGGTGCGAAAAGAACACGAGCGTCTTGTTGTCATGGGGATCCTGGAAGCCATGAACAACGTCATCAAGTCCTGCAAGGAGCAGGCGTTCAAAAACCCTTCGCACCTGAAGGAGGTCAGCTGCGTCATCCGTGACGTGCTCAAGAAGAAG ATTGTTTGTCAGGGCGACAGCggtgatgaagctgatgatgaagaCCAGCAG GCAGAGTATGATTCCATGCTCCTGGAGATTGCTGGGGAAGGAATCCCCCTTGTGACGTCATCTGTACCTGGAGACAGCTTTGCCCCTTTCCTCAACGATCTGCTGCCTCTCATCATGAGCAAAACG AAATCCTCATGCACCGTGGCGGAGCGATCCTTCTCCGTGGGAACCATTGGAGAAATCCTTCATGCCCTGGTGGGCGTGCTCGGCGGCCGGGGCGTGGCTGGCCGACTGTCCAATCGTTTGCTTCCTGTGTTTGTAGCGGGAATGAGGGATAGCGATCCCGAAGTTCGCAACAACAGTGTGTTTGGAATGGGATGTCTGGCGGAGGCAGCCGGACCATTGGTTGTGTC AGACTATCCCATGATGCTGTCGGTGTTTTCTAACCTGCTCACCAAAGAAACAGACCTCTTAGTGATCGACAATCTGTGTGCTGCCCTTTGCAGGATGATCATGAGCAACGTGGGCGCTGTCCCTCTAGAGCAG GTTGTTCCTGCACTGGTGGCTTGTCTCCCCCTCAAAAAAGACATGGAGGAGAACAAGACGGTGTTCAGCTGCTTGGCTATGCTGTACACAAATAGTCCTGATCTG ATTGTGAAACTAATGAAGCCCATAGTTGCTGCTTCCAGTCATGTTCTGGGCAACAAGGATGTGGATCAAG AGACCCAGAACTCTTTGTCCATGTTGATGACACAGTTTGCCCAACAGCAGCCTGCTCACTTCCAAGCAGCTGTGACCTCACTCCCTGCAGAGCAGCAAGCCAAACTTAGCGTAGCCATCTCCACTTTGTAG